The following proteins are encoded in a genomic region of Hyla sarda isolate aHylSar1 chromosome 3, aHylSar1.hap1, whole genome shotgun sequence:
- the PLN gene encoding cardiac phospholamban, with protein sequence MDKVQHITRSAMRRASNIEVNPQTRQNLQELFVNFSLILICLLLICIIVMLL encoded by the coding sequence ATGGATAAGGTCCAGCACATAACCCGATCTGCCATGAGGAGAGCCTCAAATATTGAGGTCAACCCACAGACCCGCCAAAATCTACAGGAACTCTTTGTCAATTTCTCCCTGATTCTCATCTGTCTTCTTCTCATCTGTATCATTGTGATGCTCCTCTGA